Proteins co-encoded in one Salarias fasciatus chromosome 4, fSalaFa1.1, whole genome shotgun sequence genomic window:
- the gfap gene encoding glial fibrillary acidic protein, producing the protein MESQRVQSSYRKRFGPQGSSGSGPRYGSLSSGRFSWHGTSRAFTHSSPVSRVSLGSTAAALLLGSPVDRLDFSADSLMKAQFKETRTNEKVEMMGLNDRFASYIEKVRLLEQQNKVLVAELNQLKGKEPSRLGDIYQEELRELRRQVDALTSGKARLEIERDNLAADLAMLKQRLQDEIGLRQDAENSLNAFRQDVDEAALNRVQLERKIEALQDEINFLKKIHEEELRELQEQIMAQQVHVDLDVSKPDLTAALRDIRVQYETMASSNMQETEEWYRSKFADLTDSANRNAEALRQAKQEANEYRRQIQVVTCDLEALRGTNESLERQLREMEDRCAMETANYQDTVNRLEEEIQALKEEMARHLQEYQDLLNVKLALDIEIATYRKLLEGEESRITIPVQSFSNLQFRETNLDTKTPEAHVKRSILVRTVETRDGEIIKDTTTEHKDLP; encoded by the exons ATGGAGAGCCAGAGAGTCCAGTCCTCCTACAGGAAGCGCTTCGGCCCCCAGGGCTCCAGCGGATCGGGGCCCCGGTACGGGAGCCTTTCCTCCGGCCGCTTCTCCTGGCACGGCACCTCCCGCGCCTTCACCCACTCCAGCCCGGTGTCGCGGGTGTCCCTGGGCTCCACGGCGGCCGCCCTGCTGCTCGGCAGCCCCGTGGACCGGCTGGACTTCTCGGCGGACTCCCTGATGAAGGCCCAGTTCAAGGAGACGCGCACCAACGAGAAGGTGGAGATGATGGGCCTGAACGACCGCTTCGCCAGCTACATCGAGAAGGtgcggctgctggagcagcagaacaAGGTGCTGGTGGCCGAGCTCAACCAGCTGAAGGGGAAGGAGCCCAGCCGCCTGGGGGACATCtaccaggaggagctgagggagctgCGCCGGCAGGTGGACGCTCTCACCAGCGGAAAGGCCCGGCTGGAGATCGAGAGGGACAACCTGGCGGCGGACCTGGCCATGCTGAAGCAGAg ACTGCAGGATGAGATCGGCCTCCGGCAGGATGCAGAGAACAGCTTGAACGCCTTCAGACAG GATGTGGACGAGGCGGCTCTGAATCGTGTCCAGTTGGAGAGGAAGATCGAGGCCCTGCAGGATGAGATCAACTTCCTGAAGAAGATTCACGAGGAG GAGCTGcgtgagctgcaggagcagatcaTGGCCCAGCAGGTCCACGTCGACCTGGATGTTTCCAAACCCgacctgactgctgctctgagagACATCAGGGTCCAGTATGAGACCATGGCCTCTTCAAACATGCAGGAGACGGAGGAGTGGTACAGATCCAAG TTTGCTGACCTGACGGATTCGGCCAATCGGAACGCAGAAGCACTGCGGCAGGCCAAGCAGGAGGCCAACGAGTATCGGAGGCAGATCCAAGTGGTGACCTGCGACCTGGAGGCTCTGCGAGGCACC AACGAGTCTCTGGAGCGCCAGCTCCGAGAGATGGAGGACCGCTGCGCCATGGAGACCGCCAACTACCAGGACACGGTGAAccgcctggaggaggagatccaGGCGCTGAAGGAGGAGATGGCCAGGCACCTGCAGGAGTACCAGGACCTCCTCAACGTCAAACTGGCCCTGGACATCGAGATCGCCACCTACAGGAAGctcctggagggggaggagagcag gatcaCCATCCCAGTGCAGAGCTTCTCAAACCTgcagttcagag AAACTAATTTGGACACCAAAACCCCGGAAGCTCATGTGAAGAGGAGCATCCTGGTCCGGACTGTGGAGACCAGAGATGGGGAG atcaTTAAAGACACCACCACCGAGCACAAAGATCTCCCCTGA